A segment of the Phalacrocorax aristotelis chromosome 5, bGulAri2.1, whole genome shotgun sequence genome:
GCCCCCCTGGGGACCAATTTGTCCTTCTCTGTAATAAGAACCTAATTAAATTAGCTCAGCCGCCTCACAGAGCCCTTAAATTAGCTGTGGTGATGAGGGCCCTTGCTGACAGCCTGCTGCCGAATTGCTCTGCACTCACCATGCTGTGGGGTCCAGGGAAAGCGCTGGGGGgacccccctcccagccccacccaGGGACACTAGGGCAGGGCATCTTGGACATGGAGCAGGGGGTGCACAGAGGGGTGCGCGGGTGGGTCAGGTATGCGGAGGCTGTCTGAAATGCTGGCTGGTGGTCTTCCCTTCTGCTGGCATGAGGATGGGGTGAAGGGGGGACAGGGCTGGCAAGGGGCGAGGGGACAGAGCCAGCAGTGACTAGCTCTAGTGTCATTGGAAACACAGTGTACTGGGTAGGGTTCCATTTTCTCCAGGAACACTGGGTTAGTGGGTGTTGTGGTGATGGAGATGGTAGGGAAGGGCATCCCAGcatggctgggtgctggggtgatGGGCCCAGACTGGGATGGAGTGGTGTCCCTGGCAGTCCCATGGTGGCTGTGCCTCCTACATTCTGCCCCACTTGCCCTAGTTTTCAGGTGGCCCCGATGATAGCTTGGTCCCATGTAGGTTGGGTCACTCCCACAGCCTCTGGCTGCCCACCTCCCCTGGGTacgggggagcagggagggagagctCACCCTTGCTGGTGCGGGGCACCAGAGTGGCCAAATCTTGCTCCTAGAAAAGGGCAAGATGCCCTctagccctgcctgccctgtttATGATGGCAGTAAGCACCCTAGATCTCTGCCTGCCCTTCCCACACCAGAGCTCGGAGTGCCTGCCTGGGAGATGATGGATTTATTGGGCTGTGTCCCCGACCAGGAAAGGTACATCCAGTGAAGAGACAAAGACACCCCTGCCATTGGCCGTGTTCACACTCTCTCATTTTGCCCTGGACAGCAATCACCATAAAAactgtgctttaaaatattctttaaataatttttgctttttgttttttaaaaaaaaatcacccccCACCCAAAGAGCTTTACCCCCCCGCCCGCTCCCATCTCACCCTGTACGTGCCCACGCTGCCTCCCATCTATGGTACATACAAAGagcagataaataaataaagacgTGTGATGCTGCAGGGGGGATGCGGCTCACAGCTCCACCCAGCCCCCTCACCTCTGCTAACGTGGAGCTAGGGGAGGCTGAGGCTTTAGCTAGGATTTTGTGGGGGGACTGTGGCTGCAGCTCTGACGGGGCTCCCACCAGGTCCCGGGAGCAGGTGAGCAGCAATGAGTTACCCTGAgggtttggggtgctggggggtcgGGGAGGTCAGGCCAGGCAGGGTCTGGAGCTTGGGGAGTTTTTTTAGCTTTGGGGTGGGAAAGGCATGGCTTTGGGCTGAGCCAGCTCAGAGTGGGATGCTGGGAAGGCCAGGAAGTGAGCACTTTCTCCCCAGCCACTTCCCTTCCCATCTtcagcaggctggggctgcagccccagctctccccacccctgctcccacccctgCATGCCCATGACTGGCTGGCACTCACACCCTCCTGCCCACACACCTGCCTCCGCGGTTTCCTCTTGCAAGCCTGAGCTGTCACAGCGTCCCCACAGGCATCCCAGGCCAGGTGTCTATGGTGCTGGCTTTGAGCAGAGCCCAGGGTCCCACTCCCCAGTCCCTCACTCTAGCAACACTTGTGTCACCAGGTCAGGGGTCTCATGCCAGAGCCATGCCacttcctccagccctgcccatgCTTGGGCACCCGAGGCTTACAGGGGATGGTTTTGGGTGCCCCCTGCACCCGCAGTCAGGGCTAAGGGCAAGGCACAGTCCCAGTACCTGGGTCACCCTCCTCCCATTTGCCTTGTCCCAGGAGTGGGAATGGCATCGCCCACCCTCCTGCCTGGCCTGCCCAGCAAAGGGCCCTGGGGCCCCTCTCCCAAAGCCTCCCACCTggtgcaggcaggctgggagccCTGTGggagcagcctgcagccagggactctctcctctccccgctCCCCCTTGTCTATCAGACTCTGTCATTTGCTAattctgcacacacacacacaaaacacacacacacacacaaatagcAGCATGTGGATCCAGCTGGGGGAACCCCCATGTCTGGGGGGGGGACCCTTCAtgcctcccccctgcccccaggaACAGAGAGTGAGGAGGGGGTGGTGGGCATGGAGGAGGCACACCAGGGAGCACTGGTGCCCCACAACAGACAGGTGACTATGCCCcgagcaggcagggctggaggcagctccCCATGGGCACCCAGCTATGGGAGAGGGTGCTGGCCCCGGTGAGCCGCCCTGCAGCCACCACCTCTGCCAGCAGCGCCGGCTGTGGCTGGGGCGTACCCTCAGCTATCTGCCTGGGGTACCCCCAGTGGGTGGAAGCTGTCAGGGGGCAGAAGCAGCCTACCCAGGCGGTAGAGCAGCCCCGAGTACCAGTGCACGCCATCCCCCTGAGCCCCTGGCCACCCCACCAGGCTGTGGTAAAGCCGGAGTGGCCAGAAGGCCAGCTGTGCCAGATGTTGCTCCTGCACCAGGGCGAAGCACGAGGCCACCATGCCATCCACCACCAGCGTCCCATGGCGCGTCAGCGGGGCGTAGGCTCCCACGTCCCTCTGGTTCCGCACCCCCACCACCTCGGCGGGCTGCAAgccacccccccccgccaccaccAGCACGAAATGTCCAGGGCGCACGCGACTGGCAAAGGTGGGACGGAAGCGGGCAGCAGGCACCGAGGCATTCTCAGCCACGAAGAGCAGGTGGGTGGGAGTCAGGGCCAGGCGCCGGGGTGGCTCCCGTGTCTCAATGACATGGAAGGAAGTGAGGGCACGGGGCTCCTTGTCCAGGAAAGCCAAGAAGTCGCTGTAGGTGGGCCTGCCCGCCCCATCCATTGCCAGCACCCGCTGGCCTGGGCGCAGTGCCCACAACGGTGTCCGGGCACCATCCTCCAGCGTCGCCAGCGCCCACCCGGGGAAGCAGCCCCCTGTCTTCGCAGCGGCCGAGTGCTCTGCACGGGGAGAGAGAGGACAGGAGGGTTACCCATCTGCCAGACCCCCGGCATCACCCTTCCACGATGTACAGAGACCCTCCCAAGCTGCCCAGCTTTGCCCACCTGGGGATGACCCTGCTGGCATCACCAATGTGCATGTGTCCCCTACACACCCCCCCCGTCCACTAATCCAGCCTCCCTGGGTGCCTGCTCCCCCAGCTACCATGTCAGTGGGGGTGGCACTTGGGGCTTAAGCTGTGCATGGCAGCACCTGCTCCCCACTGTGGCATCAGTGAGCTGGGACTGCTGTGCAGATCCAGGTCCTAAAACATGCCTGACCAGGGAAGCGGggcacagccacagccctgAATGAGCAAAGCAGTGCCAGGGGGCACCCAAAGCTTGAAAGATGGGAGGCTGAGGAGCGGAGCACCTGGTCACACTTTGCATACCCACAGCATCCTGatcccctgcagccctgggccTGGGTACCACCAGGGAAGATGCTACAAGGAACAGTGCAGGCTACAGCACcctccccccagcactgcagcaccCTCCACCCTGCACTGTAgccctcctcccttctcctgcctgcttgcCCCGTGCTCCCTGCACCACTGATGCTGGCTGAACCCCtctcagagctgcagggagatgTCATAACCTGTGGCTATCATCAGGCAAATGCCACCAGCCTCCTGGGCATGGCTTCACTAGCAGTTGTCACAGTGTAAAGCACCCAAACTCTCTGGGGCTTGTCCCCTGGGGTGGTCCTACCCCTCCCCAGATGAAAAGATACAGCAGTCACTCAGTGTTGCTAGGGGCCCACCCAGCCAGACCTTGGCATCAGGGGCTCAGCGCTAGCAGGGGAACCCTGGCTTCCCAAGGAACAGTGCTCAGCTCCCACAGCAGCCCTGATCCCCCACGCCTGAGCAACCCGTCTTAGTGTCTATATGACGCCCTCCCACCATCTGTCAGTTGCAGCTTATCTAGGGTCCTGCTCCTGGCCCTGCATGGTCCCAGATTCGAGCCCTCAGTCCCCCTTGGGACCTTTTCCCAGTTCCCCCATCAAATCCCTGAGTGTCCCCACCCAGATGGCActgtcccccttccctccccagctttGGGCAGACGAAATCCCAGCCCCCAGGCCCATGAAGAGAGGCATCCATCTCTGGGACAGAATCCTTTTATTGCTCAGACAAGGTGCAGCATCTACCCCATGCCTGCCCTGGAGGCCAGGTCCCAAATCCTGCACCCTGCTTCCCtaggcaggcagcagagctgtggggaggggCTGGCAGGAAGGCGAGAGGGGCACCTAGCAGAAGCAGGGGGCACAGGTGCTGGGCAGGAAGGGGTGTGCAGGTGCAGGGGGGGACCCGAGGAGACACAATACATACAACAGGCCACGCGGCCATCcgtacaaaaataaaaaccatttaCTTAGAGGCAGGGGCAGCCCGGCTGCCCTGTGTACACAGCTCTGGGAGGGGTCAGGGTATGAACCCCACAGCCTCCACCATGTGCCCCCAGGCTCCCCATGGCCTCGGGTATAAATACGGGGGACCCAGAgccctggaaagctgctgtggAGCAAGGGGGCTGTGACCAGCCTCCAGAAGCCCTCCCAGGAGCCCTGATCTGCTGCTTGGGTAACAGCATCACTCTTCGGTGCGTCCAGGGGAGCATCCCAGGATTCAAGAGCCTCTGTCCTTCTCCAGGGGCACAGCCCCACTCCTCTGGCCAGCCCCAAGGCTCTGGGGTCATGGTCCTTGCTTCGGAGCCTGGCCCCACTCCTCTGGCCAGCCCCACATAGCACACTGGGGCGTGGGAGCCCGGGTCCTTCGCCCACACTTTGTCCCTCTTCTTCGGGGGCGCGTCGCTCCCTCTCTGCGGTGCGGTTGCCCCACCTCCATCGCTGGCCGGCGTTGCGCCCGTCCTGGCATCGGCACGGGGGAGCGGGTCAGCGCGGGGGGGCAGGCTGGCGTCTGGGGGTGTCAGGCCGCTGGCCACGGGCTACGGCGGTAGGACAGGCAGAGCGCGGTGGGAGCCGAGCCCGGGGACCAGCGATGCCGGGCAGCGCTGGTGTACCAGCCCCGGCAGCACCGTGGCACGGTGGGCACATGTGTGGGCACGTGTGTGCAGCCACAGCCCTCTCCCGGTGCGTGTGCACGCATGTGGAAGTGCTCTGGGTGCGGGCACAGTTCTCCAGCACGGCAGCCGTGTGCCAGTACGGTgtatgtgtgcttgcagccgCTGAGGCTGCCTCTGCGCCCACGCAAGCCCACTCACAGGCAGAGCCATTCCCAGCCTGTCGCGACATGGGCACAGATGCACCCGAGCAGCAACACCGCCTTCTCGTTGGGGAGTGGCCTGCCCCGGGGCTGAGCGCGGCCCTGCGTGGCCGGTGCCGTGCGTGGGCCACTGCTGCCCTCTGCCGCACGCAGCGGGTGCGGCCGCCCCGGCGGGAGCTGCGCGGGGCCCGGGGCTGTAGCGTCCCGCGCAGGGCAGCTTCTCCCCGGGCTGCGGGGGGCCTTGCGACTCACGCAATCCCGTCCCGGCCACGGGCAGGGCGTGAAACCAGCCGTCCCCCCCTCACTGCACCGCACGGGGGGAAGCAAACACCACCAGCGACGACAGGACCCCTCACTCCGGtccagctgcctctgcccctAGCgcccccccagctctgctcccctccgCAGAAGACgcagcacagcagagagctgATCCCAGGGCACCCCGGCCCGCCCCTGCCTGggtggccctggccctggccctggccagatgctgctgtggcagcgggagcagccagcagtggaggagggcagggctggaTGGTGCTGAGCGTGGGCAGCTGGATACTAAGGAACTGcatgggcagaggcaggggaggCGGGTGCGATGGGCAGACTGGGGGACAGAGGACAGGCTACGGGAGAATGGGACATGTCGTGGTAAAAGGATGGGGGTAGAGAGGGTGGGTCAGGATGCAGGTCCGAGGGAGCTAGAAGGGGAATTTGCCCCATGGCACTGCTGGCCACAGGTGTGTGACTCACTCCCCACCTGACTGTCCACCCCAGACAGGGAAATCAGGCTGTGAGAGCCAGCACCCCCCGGGAGcaccccacccacccagccaggctccccggGAATGCTGCAAACAGGGGGCTGGCCCCCCACCCTTCTCACTGCTCCCCCTGGCCTTACCTGACTTGACGGAGCAGTGGATGTGCGCCTTGGACTCATAGTAGACCCAGTCGAAGCCAGCCTCCACGGCCAGGCGAGCCAGCATGCCGTACTTATTGCGGTCCCGGTCTGAGGTCGTGATGTCCACAGCTCGGCCCTCGTAATGTAGCGACTCCTCCGAGTGGTGCCCATCCTCATCCCAGCCCTCTGTCACCCGCAGCTTCACCCCTGGCCACTGATTCATGACGGAGATGGCCAGGGAGTTCAAGCGGTCCTTGCAGCGCTGCGGGCAGAAGGGCAGAGTCAGTAAAAGCTTTTGGAGGGGGGAGTTAGCTGCCTGGTTGGCAGGTTCTACCCCACCATTCTTCCACGAAACCCCTCTGGGTCCCCAGACCCTTTGGGGGCTGGTCCAGCAGAGGAAGATGTGAGAACATGAGGTGCCTTGTCCATCCTATGCTCTTCAGATTCCCCACAGTGCCTGATACAGCATCTCCCAAGGGTGTGTACCTTATGGGGTACCTATCTCCTCTTCCATTTCTCCCCTGTTCCTGGCTTATTGGGCAGGACAGCCTGGGCTGGGGTGAAACACCCTCTCTGCTCACAGGACACCTGCTCTGTGCTAGCGCTGacccagggcaggaggaggaggaaaagaggaggatGCAGGAGCTAAGACCCTACTGCCTCCTGGTTGGGAGATCCCCAGCACTGTCCCCAGGCTCAGATGAAACAACCTGCCCAGTCCTCAGCACAGCTTTACTTAGTATCACACAAGGACATGGCAGTGGGGAGCCTCATAGCTTCATCCAGCCTTTGCTCACACGGGAAGTGCCAAACCTGCCCAACAGGACTGAGGCCCTGTGCACTTGGCTGCAAAAGTACAGCCTGCACTTCTGGTCCCTTCCCCTGGTGCAAAAGGGATGGAGGAAAGCTAGAAAAGGTGTAGGAAAAGCAATATGGGAGCTTCTGCACAAAACCAGGTGAATGGACTAGGACTGTGCAGCCTGGAAAGGAAatgctgggggtcctggtgcaTTCATGGTCATGCATTCATGGTCATGCATAAGGCTGGCCTTGGAAGCATCGAATGAAACGACTGGGAAGCAGCCTAAAATCCAGCCACCGTGAGGGACGTTTTTGCATGATGCCCAGCTCAGTGCTGGAACTCCCCACCACAAGGTGTCATGGGTCCTGAGATACAGTCACAGCAAGCATGAGCCAGGGCTATAAAACCAGATGCTGGCTACACCCCTGGCCTCAGAAATGCTCCAGCACTGTTTCTGCAGGGAGCTGCCCCCCAAAAAACGTGGGCCCTCACCTTACCCCCAAGCACCTGTTCCCATCCCAGGAAGGTGGGGGCTGCTGCTCTCAGGGAAACCCGCTTGTGCTTGGCAGGGTCCAGGTCCCAGGAAGAGCAGTGCCAGGCAGGCCTTTGCCCgcatggggtgggggagcaCCTCTGCCCTCGTCCCACGGCTCCCTGGGTGTGGGGAGATAAGCCAGGAAGGTGTTGGACAAACAGTTGCCAggtgaggggaggaggaagagggaggggagCGACTTTTGTCCCCATCTAACACTACTGTGGTGCCACTTGGCACGTGGCACAAGCAGCTCCCAAGGTCTCCGGCCTCATGGGGACCCCACAAAGAAGGACAGCAAGGGAGTTTGGGgccagaggcaggcagggagccccCGATGaccccctgcatccccaggcCATCACTCCAGGTGTCCCCTT
Coding sequences within it:
- the IHH gene encoding indian hedgehog protein, with protein sequence MKPARLLLLLSGCALLLAPAVRGCGPGRVVGSRRRPPRKLIPLAYKQFSPNVPEKTLGASGRYEGKIARNSERFKELTPNYNPDIIFKDEENTGADRLMTQRCKDRLNSLAISVMNQWPGVKLRVTEGWDEDGHHSEESLHYEGRAVDITTSDRDRNKYGMLARLAVEAGFDWVYYESKAHIHCSVKSEHSAAAKTGGCFPGWALATLEDGARTPLWALRPGQRVLAMDGAGRPTYSDFLAFLDKEPRALTSFHVIETREPPRRLALTPTHLLFVAENASVPAARFRPTFASRVRPGHFVLVVAGGGGLQPAEVVGVRNQRDVGAYAPLTRHGTLVVDGMVASCFALVQEQHLAQLAFWPLRLYHSLVGWPGAQGDGVHWYSGLLYRLGRLLLPPDSFHPLGVPQADS